In Scatophagus argus isolate fScaArg1 chromosome 7, fScaArg1.pri, whole genome shotgun sequence, a genomic segment contains:
- the adck2 gene encoding uncharacterized aarF domain-containing protein kinase 2, protein MTMLAFGARTVLFNLRYTFQKAGSFTRSRLIQSSRTRFVKRGQILSQIPKVTLLCFGAVSASSCAASCQEAVLPSRTAARKSLAKVQVHKVVFFLRLTLRALMLLLKFGPLLLLAPLALVSSRWAGRWLDALLWVTETSGPTFIKLGQWASTRRDIFSQEFCERFSRLHVKVRPHSWAHTKQCLRRAFGEGWRRLLEFESKEPVGSGCVAQVYRGWAKADQVEDPAFQSLVEEMEKEDLLEAWEIPGLGGVFTSLWQLWRGSREEEGSEERNQPKGRPEESSAEKERLIPVAIKVVHPGVRRQVEMDLLLMKAGSWLLQCLPGLKWLSLCEVVEEFEMLMTKQIDLRFEARNIERFRENFREVDYVKFPTPLRPFVTRTILVETFEESEPISNYLSADIPQEVKQRIARMGVDTILKMVFVDNFVHGDLHPGNILVQRLGPPPGPSDSTGTSGEAHGKTTLTDLWDTVVVSVRPDPCPLQLVLLDAGIVAQLNDADLANLKAVFTAVVLRQGERVAELILHHARANECQDVPRFKKEMAQLVDHALSNTISLGKMQVGDLLSRVFSLVIKHKVKLESNFASIVFAIMVLEGLGRSLDPDLDILDLAKPLLLKNCASLL, encoded by the exons ATGACCATGCTGGCCTTTGGAGCAAGAACAGTCCTCTTCAACCTGAGGTACACTTTCCAGAAAGCAGGCTCCTTTACCAGATCCAGACTCATCCAGAGCTCCAGGACACGTTTTGTGAAAAGAGGGCAGATTTTAAGCCAGATACCCAAGGTTACACTGCTATGTTTTGGCGCAGTCAGTGCATCATCCTGTGCAGCCAGTTGCCAGGAAGCAGTTCTTCCATCTCGAACTGCTGCCAGAAAGTCTCTAGCCAAAGTCCAAGTTcacaaagttgtgttttttctccgTCTCACCCTCCGGGCATTGATGCTGCTCCTCAAATTTGgcccccttctcctccttgcCCCCCTGGCACTGGTGTCCTCTCGCTGGGCAGGACGCTGGCTGGACGCTCTGCTTTGGGTGACCGAAACATCTGGGCCCACTTTCATCAAGCTTGGTCAGTGGGCCAGCACCAGGCGGGACATCTTCTCCCAGGAGTTCTGCGAGCGCTTCTCCAGGCTCCACGTGAAGGTGCGCCCTCACTCCTGGGCCCACACTAAGCAGTGTCTCCGGAGGGCTTTTGGCGAGGGCTGGAGGAGGCTTTTAGAGTTTGAAAGCAAAGAGCCAGTGGGTTCGGGATGTGTGGCCCAGGTGTACAGAGGCTGGGCGAAAGCGGACCAGGTGGAAGACCCAGCCTTTCAgtctctggtggaggagatggagaaagaagacTTGCTGGAAGCCTGGGAGATCCCTGGTTTGGGAGGAGTGTTCACATCCTTGTGGCAGCTCTGGAGGGGGAGTAGGGAGGAGGAAGGCTCTGAGGAAAGAAATCAGCCAAAGGGGCGGCCTGAGGAGAGCAGTGCTGAGAAGGAGCGTCTGATACCTGTGGCTATCAAG GTGGTCCACCCAGGTGTCAGGAGGCAGGTAGAAATGGACCTACTGCTGATGAAAGCGGGCAGTTGGCTCCTGCAATGCCTGCCCGGACTCAAGTGGCTCAGTCTGTGTGAGGTAGTAGAGGAGTTTGAGATGCTCATGACAAAACAG attgATCTCCGTTTTGAGGCCAGGAATATCGAGCGTTTCCGGGAGAATTTCCGTGAAGTGGATTATGTTAAGTTTCCAACCCCATTACGACCATTTGTCACCAGAACCATTTTAGTGGAAACATTTGAA GAAAGTGAGCCCATATCCAACTACTTGAGTGCTGACATTCCTCAGGAAGTGAAGCAGAGAATAGCCAGGATGGGAGTGGACACCATACTGAAGATG gtttttgtggACAACTTTGTCCATGGGGATCTCCATCCCGGGAATATTCTGGTCCAGCGTTTGGGGCCTCCTCCTGGTCCCAGTGACAGTACAGGTACATCAGGGGAGGCTCACGGTAAGACCACCCTCACTGACTTGTGGGACACAGTGGTGGTCAGCGTCAGGCCAGACCCGTGTCCTCTCCAGTTGGTCCTGCTGGACGCCGGCATCGTAGCCCAGCTCAACGACGCCGATCTCGCCAACTTGAAGGCTGTCTTCACAGCTGTAGTGCTGCGTCAG GGCGAGCGAGTGGCAGAGTTGATCCTGCATCACGCTCGAGCCAACGAGTGCCAAGACGTGCCCCGGTTTAAGAAGGAGATGGCCCAGCTGGTGGACCACGCCCTCAGCAACACCATCTCTCTGGGGAAG atgCAAGTGGGTGACTTGCTCTCCAGGGTCTTCAGTCTAGTCATCAAGCACAAG GTCAAGCTGGAGAGCAATTTTGCCTCCATTGTGTTTGCCATCATGGTGCTGGAGGGCCTGGGCAGGTCACTTGATCCGGACTTGGACATTCTGGATTTGGCGAAACCCCTGCTGCTGAAGAACTGTGCCTCTCTGCtgtga
- the srpk2 gene encoding SRSF protein kinase 2, which yields MSSRKVMAIQARKRRPKGKKDRAGHSRRPETQQKAPVTAPPPPPPPPPPPEPAGAPEPEEEILGSDDEEQEDPADYCKGGYHPVKIGDLFNGRYHVIRKLGWGHFSTVWLCWDIQVRNFVAMKVVKSAQHYTETALDEIKLLRCVRESDPGDPNKDMVVQLIDDFKISGVNGIHVCMVFEVLGHHLLKWIIKSNYQGLPLPCVKSIIRQVLQGLDYLHTKCKIIHTDIKPENILMCVDDAFVRRMAMEATEWQKAGAPPPSGSAVSTAPQLKLVGKISKNKKKKLKKKQKRQAELLERRMLEIEALEREAEKKEERAKEGREKGEHEHNPSSPLLQQPSPPPQLGPSMALGESDEDDDDEEDGEDEEEEGGERERPVRLTNHTCAAPPQEQDKAPHITNDDPYEEVEEEEEEPTPTIEKDTPIPPTTEEGNRDPTQEDVQDEEGEEEEEEDEDEEEEEEEEGEEGDGLKGADDENEEEGVEEKDETEEPKSESKTEEDEEAVVEEEESKEQEGEADEDEEEDEEDEDDDTTAELFTDNTFSPVKSHNNKTNSAKTNGHVLLGSEGLKPNPGTPPPLSPTSEPLLCPLVESELSYTDRDNSLSSGYEMYNGELAEPGLTNGSSDRHLVTMPLFPDLPLDPEPGNPISVGTTEIGAGTSANNPSADRSRTVSSSSTGDTPKVRARAADLLINPLDPRNAESIRVKIADLGNACWVHKHFTEDIQTRQYRAIEVLIGAGYSTPADIWSTACMAFELATGDYLFEPHSGEDYSRDEDHIAHIIELLGCIPRHFALSGKYSREFFNRRDHIALIMELLGKVPRKVVAAGKYSREFFSKKGELRHITKLKPWSLFDVLVEKYGWAHEDAGHFTHFLLPMLEMVPEKRATAGECLNHPWINS from the exons gCCTGAGACCCAGCAGAAAGCTCCGGTGACTGCCCCTCCTCCCCCGCCGCCCCCTCCGCCTCCCCCTGAGCCAGCAGGGGCCCCGGAGCCGGAGGAGGAGATCCTGGGCTCCGACgatgaggagcaggaggatCCCGCAGACTACTGCAAAG GAGGGTACCATCCGGTGAAGATCGGGGATTTGTTCAATGGGAGGTACCATGTGATCAGGAAGTTGGGGTGGGGCCACTTCTCCACCGTATGGCTATGCTGGGACATaca AGTGAGGAACTTTGTGGCGATGAAGGTGGTGAAGAGCGCCCAGCATTACACAGAGACGGCCCTGGATGAGATCAAACTGCTGCGATGT GTGAGAGAGAGCGACCCCGGCGACCCCAACAAGGACATGGTGGTTCAGCTGATAGATGACTTCAAGATCTCTGGAGTCAACGGCATAC ATGTGTGTATGGTGTTTGAGGTGCTAGGCCACCACCTGCTGAAGTGGATTATTAAATCCAACTACCAAGGTCTGCCACTGCCGTGTGTCAAAAGCATCATCAGACAG GTCCTGCAGGGTCTGGACTACCTCCACACTAAATGTAAAATCATCCACACGGACATCAAACCGGAGAACATCCTTATGTGTGTAGATGATGCCTTCGTCAGACGTATGGCCATGGAGGCCACCGAGTGGCAGAAAGCTGGAGCCCCCCCACCATCTGGTTCAGCAG ttagCACAGCCCCCCAGCTCAAACTG GTGGGGAAGATCTccaagaacaagaagaagaagctgaagaagaaacagaagcgGCAGGCGGAGCTGCTGGAGAGACGGATGCTCGAGATCGAAGCCttggagagagaggcagagaagaaggaggagagagccAAAGAAGGGCGAGAGAAAGGGGAGCACGAACACAACCCTTCTTCACCGCTGCTGCAGCAGCCGTCACCACCTCCGCAGCTGGGGCCCAGCATGGCCCTGGGTGAGAGCGATGAGGACGACGATGATGAAGAGGAcggggaggatgaggaggaggagggaggagagagggagcggCCCGTCAGGTTGACCAATCATACAT GTGCAGCGCCTCCCCAGGAGCAGGACAAGGCACCCCACATCACCAACGATGACCCCTatgaggaggtggaagaggaagaggaggagcccACACCCACCATTGAAAAAGATACCCCCATTCCCCCCACCACAGAAGAAGGCAACCGAGATCCAACACAGGAAGACGTACAGgatgaagagggggaggaggaggaggaggaggacgaggacgaggaggaggaggaggaggaggagggggaggagggggacggATTAAAAGGGGCAGATGATGAGAATGAGGAAGAGGGGGTGGAGGAAAAA gatgagaccGAGGAGCCAAAGAGTGAGAGTAAAacagaggaggacgaggaggcagtggtagaggaagaggagtcaaaggagcaggagggggaggctgatgaggatgaagaggaggacgaggaagacGAGGATGACGACACGACCGCGGAGCTCTTCACGGACAACACCTTCTCCCCAGTCAAAtcccacaacaacaaaaccaattCGGCCAAAACCAACGGTCACGTTTTGTTGGGGTCTGAGGGACTGAAACCAAACCCTGgcactcctccacctctctccccCACCTCCGAGCCTCTCCTCTGCCCCCTGGTGGAGTCTGAGCTCAGCTACACGGACAGGGACAACTCTCTCAGCTCTGGATATGAGATGTATAATGGTGAGCTGGCTGAGCCGGGGCTGACCAACGGTTCCAGTGACCGCCATCTTGTCACAATGCCACTCTTCCCAGACTTGCCCCTGGATCCTGAGCCGGGAAACCCCATTTCTGTTGGTACGACAGAGATTGGAGCTGGCACGTCAGCCAACAACCCCAGCGCTGACCGCAGTCGCACTGTGTCGTCGTCGAGCACGGGAGACACACCCAAAG TCAGGGCCAGAGCTGCAGATCTCCTGATCAACCCACTAGACCCTCGCAACGCTGAGTCTATTCGAGTCAAAATCGCTGATCTTGGAAATGCCTGCTGGGTG CATAAGCACTTCACAGAGGACATCCAGACGAGACAGTACCGAGCCATTGAAGTCCTGATAGGAGCTGGGTACAGCACCCCTGCAGACATCTGGAGTACTGCCTGCATG GCTTTCGAGCTGGCTACTGGAGACTACTTGTTCGAGCCCCACTCCGGAGAGGACTACTCCCGTGATGAGG ACCACATAGCTCACATCATAGAGCTGCTGGGCTGTATTCCGAGGCACTTTGCGCTCTCTGGAAAATATTCCCGGGAGTTCTTCAACCGAAGAG ACCACATCGCTCTGATCATGGAGCTCCTTGGGAAGGTCCCACGCAAAGTGGTCGCAGCCGGGAAGTACAGCCGAGAGTTTTTCTCCAAGAAAG GTGAGCTGCGGCACATCACCAAGCTGAAGCCGTGGTCCTTGTTTGACGTGCTGGTGGAGAAGTACGGCTGGGCGCACGAGGACGCCGGCCACTTCACCCACTTCCTTCTGCCAATGCTGGAGATGGTGCCCGAGAAGAGGGCCACGGCCGGCGAATGCCTCAACCACCCCTGGATCAACTCGTAG